In one window of Mucilaginibacter auburnensis DNA:
- the atpE gene encoding ATP synthase F0 subunit C, producing the protein MTGSIAALGAGLAVIGAGIGIGQVGGKAMEGISRQPEAASKIQTAMIIAAALVEGVALFGVVVALLGK; encoded by the coding sequence ATGACTGGAAGTATTGCTGCATTAGGTGCAGGTTTAGCAGTTATCGGTGCCGGTATCGGTATCGGTCAGGTAGGTGGTAAAGCCATGGAAGGTATATCTCGCCAACCAGAAGCTGCTTCAAAAATCCAAACTGCAATGATCATCGCTGCGGCCCTTGTAGAAGGTGTTGCATTATTTGGTGTGGTAGTTGCATTGTTGGGCAAATAA
- the atpF gene encoding F0F1 ATP synthase subunit B, whose translation MEELFDGLLNDHLGFVVWALVAFVILLVLLGKFAWKPIMGAIDARERSIEDALLRAEAAKEEMSRLTNENESLLKQARAERDQILAEAKKVKEQIISEAKDAAHKEGARQIELARVEINNQKAIAMADVKNQVAALSIQIAEKILQEQLKDQQKQDELVGQLLKEVKL comes from the coding sequence ATGGAAGAATTATTTGACGGTTTATTAAATGACCACTTAGGCTTTGTAGTTTGGGCCTTAGTAGCTTTTGTAATATTATTGGTTTTATTAGGTAAGTTTGCCTGGAAACCAATTATGGGCGCTATTGACGCGCGCGAGCGTTCAATTGAAGACGCGTTATTAAGAGCTGAGGCTGCCAAAGAAGAAATGAGCCGCCTTACTAACGAAAACGAGTCGTTATTAAAACAAGCACGTGCCGAGCGCGACCAGATCTTAGCTGAAGCTAAGAAAGTTAAAGAACAAATTATAAGCGAAGCCAAAGATGCTGCACACAAAGAAGGTGCGCGCCAAATTGAATTAGCACGTGTTGAAATAAACAACCAGAAAGCTATTGCAATGGCCGATGTTAAAAATCAGGTTGCTGCGCTTTCAATTCAAATTGCTGAGAAAATATTGCAGGAGCAATTAAAAGATCAGCAAAAACAAGACGAACTGGTAGGCCAGTTATTAAAGGAAGTTAAGTTATAA
- the atpH gene encoding ATP synthase F1 subunit delta — translation MSELTVASRYAKSLIDLSEEQNLLEVVNGDMGFFVKTLKENAQLKAVLSNPIISHSKKLNILTDVFGSKVNALSIGFFKLMVSKGRGQVIYATAKQFIELYNVKKHITKATVVSATPLSDANKQQLLAEVKAAVGGEITLVAKVDPSLIGGFVLTIGDKQLDTSVQGSLNKLKKNFATAAV, via the coding sequence ATGTCAGAACTAACGGTAGCATCCAGATATGCCAAATCATTAATTGATCTTTCAGAGGAGCAAAACCTTTTGGAAGTGGTTAATGGCGACATGGGTTTCTTTGTGAAAACCTTAAAAGAGAATGCTCAGCTTAAAGCTGTTTTGAGCAATCCTATCATATCTCATTCAAAAAAACTTAATATTTTGACCGATGTATTCGGTTCAAAAGTAAATGCCCTGTCAATCGGGTTTTTTAAGTTAATGGTTAGCAAAGGCCGCGGACAGGTTATATATGCAACAGCAAAACAGTTTATTGAACTGTATAACGTTAAAAAGCATATTACCAAAGCAACCGTTGTATCTGCTACTCCATTGTCTGATGCTAATAAACAACAGCTTTTGGCTGAGGTTAAAGCCGCTGTAGGTGGCGAAATTACCCTTGTAGCTAAGGTTGACCCATCTTTGATAGGTGGTTTTGTACTAACCATTGGAGACAAGCAACTGGATACCAGCGTACAAGGGAGCCTTAATAAATTGAAAAAGAATTTTGCCACAGCGGCAGTTTAA
- the atpA gene encoding F0F1 ATP synthase subunit alpha, whose amino-acid sequence MVEVRPDEVSAILRQQLAGFKSESELEEVGTVLQVGDGIARVYGLSKVQSGELVEFDNGLQGIVLNLEEDNVGVVLLGSSDEIREGDTVKRTNKIASINVGEGMLGRVVNTLGEPIDGKGPILGQTYEMPLERKAPGVIYRQPVTEPLQTGIKAIDAMIPIGRGQRELVIGDRQTGKTAVCIDTIINQKEFYDAGQPVICIYVACGQKASTVANIVRALEEKGAMPYSIVVAANASDSATMQYFAPLAGAAIGEYFRDTGRPGLIVYDDLSKQAVAYREVSLLLRRPPGREAYPGDVFYLHSRLLERAAKINSNDSIAQQMNDLPDSIRGIVKGGGSLTALPIIETQAGDVSAYIPTNVISITDGQIFLESNLFNAGVRPAINVGISVSRVGGNAQIKSMKKVAGTLKLDQAQFRELEAFSKFGSDLDASTKNVLDKGARNVEILKQGQFSPVSVEKQVAIIYLGTKNLMRSVPVNKIREFEAEFTSQLELRHPEVLAGLKAGKFDDSLTSVLEKVAKELSANY is encoded by the coding sequence ATGGTAGAGGTAAGACCAGATGAAGTTTCAGCGATTTTGCGTCAGCAATTAGCTGGATTCAAGTCAGAATCTGAATTAGAAGAAGTGGGTACCGTATTGCAGGTAGGCGACGGTATTGCACGCGTTTATGGTTTAAGCAAAGTTCAATCAGGTGAGCTGGTTGAATTTGACAATGGCCTGCAAGGTATTGTATTGAACCTTGAAGAAGATAACGTTGGTGTGGTACTTTTGGGTTCCAGCGACGAGATCAGAGAAGGCGACACCGTTAAACGTACTAACAAGATCGCCTCTATCAACGTAGGCGAAGGTATGCTTGGCCGTGTTGTTAACACATTAGGTGAGCCTATTGATGGTAAAGGACCAATTTTGGGCCAAACTTACGAGATGCCTTTGGAGCGTAAAGCGCCGGGCGTTATCTACCGCCAGCCGGTTACCGAGCCTCTTCAAACAGGTATCAAAGCTATTGATGCCATGATCCCTATCGGTCGTGGTCAGCGTGAGTTGGTTATTGGCGACCGTCAAACAGGTAAAACCGCGGTTTGTATCGATACCATCATCAACCAAAAAGAATTTTATGATGCAGGTCAACCTGTAATCTGTATATATGTGGCTTGCGGTCAGAAAGCTTCTACAGTGGCTAACATCGTTCGCGCACTGGAAGAAAAAGGCGCTATGCCTTACTCTATCGTAGTTGCTGCAAACGCGTCAGACTCTGCTACCATGCAGTACTTTGCTCCTTTGGCTGGTGCAGCTATAGGTGAGTATTTCCGTGATACCGGCAGACCAGGCTTGATCGTGTATGATGACTTGTCAAAACAAGCAGTAGCTTACCGTGAAGTATCATTGTTATTACGTCGTCCACCGGGCCGTGAGGCTTATCCTGGTGACGTATTTTACCTGCACAGCCGTTTATTAGAGCGTGCCGCTAAAATCAACAGCAATGACTCTATCGCTCAGCAAATGAATGACCTTCCTGATTCAATACGTGGTATTGTTAAAGGTGGTGGTTCATTAACAGCGCTTCCAATTATTGAAACACAAGCTGGTGACGTATCAGCCTACATCCCAACCAACGTAATTTCAATTACTGATGGTCAGATCTTCCTTGAATCAAACCTGTTCAACGCGGGTGTTCGTCCGGCTATTAACGTAGGTATCTCTGTATCTCGTGTAGGTGGTAACGCGCAGATCAAATCAATGAAGAAAGTTGCCGGTACATTGAAACTTGACCAGGCTCAGTTCCGTGAGTTAGAGGCTTTCTCTAAATTCGGTTCAGATCTGGATGCTTCAACCAAAAACGTATTGGATAAAGGTGCACGTAACGTTGAGATCTTGAAACAAGGTCAGTTCTCTCCGGTATCTGTTGAGAAACAAGTAGCTATTATTTACCTGGGTACTAAAAACCTGATGCGTAGCGTACCTGTAAACAAAATACGTGAGTTTGAAGCTGAATTTACTTCGCAATTAGAGCTGCGTCACCCTGAGGTGCTTGCAGGCTTAAAAGCTGGTAAATTTGACGACTCGTTAACCAGCGTGTTGGAAAAAGTAGCGAAAGAGCTTTCAGCAAATTATTAA
- the atpG gene encoding ATP synthase F1 subunit gamma yields the protein MANLKEVRNRIGSVNSTQQITKAMKMVSAAKLKRATNAIVELRPYANKLKELLANLSSSLEDGASPFLQEREPVRVLIVAITSNRGLAGAFNTNVMKATNNLISEKYSEQYKAGNVSIVAIGKKSQEYYERRKYNVVGNNNEVYNHLNFTSVSAITESIMDGFLNGKYDRVEIVYNHFRNAAVQYLITEQLLPVPKAENKEEVKAVKGEIKAQVDYILEPSKQEIVEQLIPKNIKIQLYRAVLDSVASEHGARMTAMDKATENAGELLKALKLSYNQARQAAITTELTEIVSGAAALSAE from the coding sequence ATGGCTAATTTAAAAGAAGTAAGAAACAGGATAGGTTCGGTTAACTCAACCCAGCAAATTACCAAAGCCATGAAAATGGTTTCGGCTGCTAAGTTGAAACGCGCCACCAATGCTATAGTTGAGCTGCGCCCCTACGCTAACAAGCTAAAGGAGTTATTAGCTAATTTATCTTCAAGCTTAGAAGATGGCGCTTCGCCATTTTTGCAGGAGCGCGAGCCCGTACGTGTTTTGATAGTAGCTATTACCTCTAACCGTGGTTTGGCCGGCGCTTTCAATACCAACGTAATGAAGGCTACTAACAACCTGATCTCGGAAAAATACAGCGAGCAGTACAAAGCAGGTAACGTTTCAATTGTAGCTATCGGTAAAAAATCGCAGGAGTATTATGAGCGTCGTAAATATAATGTTGTTGGCAACAATAACGAGGTTTACAACCACCTTAACTTCACCAGCGTTTCTGCTATTACCGAAAGCATCATGGATGGCTTTTTGAACGGTAAATATGATCGCGTGGAAATTGTATACAACCACTTCAGAAACGCGGCTGTTCAGTACCTCATCACCGAGCAATTGTTACCGGTACCAAAAGCGGAAAATAAAGAAGAAGTAAAAGCTGTTAAAGGCGAGATCAAAGCTCAGGTTGATTATATACTGGAGCCATCAAAACAAGAGATAGTTGAACAACTGATACCTAAGAATATCAAAATTCAATTATACCGCGCCGTATTAGACTCTGTAGCTTCAGAGCACGGCGCACGTATGACGGCTATGGATAAAGCAACTGAGAATGCAGGCGAACTATTGAAAGCCTTAAAACTTTCATACAACCAGGCACGCCAGGCAGCCATCACCACCGAGCTTACCGAGATTGTGAGCGGTGCGGCAGCCCTATCGGCAGAATAA
- a CDS encoding M56 family metallopeptidase — protein sequence MSNLISSLFTDQLIAALCNTLLYSFIYGLLLAALAGIVIMLTRHAAAVTRYNLLAAAFMMFTLAIAVTFVVQFNNGLEKIPVTAQSNYTTLTAPANVGQATQASMPESASSHNQAFFENFITTHRISIVLIWFIIICVRCVQLGWGLMAVHRLKHKKIHQVANHWVQKTREMAGRLGVTQQVNILESELAKVPMVLGHFKPVILIPIGLLTALSTAEVEAVLLHELAHIRRRDYLVNLLQSMLEIIFFFNPAVLWVSHLIKTERENCCDDIAISKNVTKVNYINALVACEIFRSSKPVYGMAMSGSGNQLIKRVHRMVKKRNNGLNTLEMTVLIVCLVISGIGFSAYAGKDRIKEAALAIAKVVMPAEGEVPLNTQKESYKQTTAANVSDKSKLVIAQRKVIDSMVASAVKFTTRYADSAKTVALIETRQDSYNVINFKTVTNASDTDKLVKTTVNTQTTYTTAANQNGGFNRYQSLVRRDSMDRAYYDFSLDKNNNINDGLRHIPRTYNEQMALELVKDGIIPGDAASMRLFSYKLGSDEFIVNGKKQPDEVAKKYKVMFDRHTNNPKYAASMQMENSHILNRIILEMVKDGIIDKSDNALANLSLALSNEGFVVNGQKQPAAIFKKYFDAFVKTAPNGEMSWRYNMSSK from the coding sequence ATGTCAAATCTTATCTCTTCGCTATTTACAGATCAGCTAATTGCTGCACTTTGTAATACCTTACTCTATTCATTTATTTACGGCTTGTTACTGGCCGCTTTGGCCGGAATAGTTATTATGTTAACCCGCCATGCCGCCGCTGTTACCAGGTACAATTTATTAGCGGCAGCTTTCATGATGTTTACCCTGGCTATTGCTGTAACCTTTGTAGTGCAATTCAATAACGGTTTGGAAAAGATCCCTGTTACTGCCCAATCTAACTACACTACACTAACAGCACCCGCCAATGTTGGACAGGCTACCCAGGCATCTATGCCGGAATCCGCTTCCTCTCACAACCAGGCATTTTTTGAAAATTTTATAACAACACATCGTATAAGCATTGTATTAATATGGTTTATTATAATTTGTGTCAGATGTGTTCAATTAGGCTGGGGCCTGATGGCTGTACACAGGCTAAAGCATAAAAAAATACATCAAGTAGCCAACCATTGGGTGCAGAAAACCAGGGAAATGGCGGGCAGACTGGGTGTTACGCAACAGGTAAATATCTTGGAATCAGAACTGGCAAAAGTACCAATGGTATTAGGACATTTTAAACCTGTTATACTAATACCCATCGGCTTACTTACCGCCCTTTCAACTGCCGAGGTTGAAGCTGTGCTGTTACATGAGCTGGCACATATAAGGAGACGAGACTATCTTGTAAACCTGCTGCAAAGTATGCTGGAGATAATCTTTTTCTTTAATCCGGCTGTGTTGTGGGTATCACATTTAATTAAAACGGAACGCGAAAATTGCTGCGATGATATTGCCATTTCAAAAAACGTTACTAAAGTTAATTATATAAATGCTTTAGTAGCCTGCGAAATTTTTAGAAGCAGTAAACCGGTTTATGGTATGGCTATGTCAGGTTCAGGCAATCAATTAATAAAGCGGGTACACCGCATGGTTAAAAAGCGCAACAATGGCTTAAATACATTGGAGATGACTGTTCTTATTGTATGTCTGGTTATATCCGGCATAGGGTTTTCAGCCTACGCGGGGAAGGACCGTATTAAAGAGGCCGCCCTGGCTATAGCTAAGGTTGTAATGCCTGCAGAAGGTGAAGTGCCATTGAATACTCAAAAAGAGTCATACAAACAAACTACGGCTGCCAACGTGAGCGATAAATCTAAATTGGTAATAGCGCAACGAAAAGTGATTGATAGTATGGTTGCTTCGGCTGTGAAATTTACAACAAGATATGCAGACAGCGCAAAAACAGTTGCACTGATCGAGACAAGGCAGGATAGCTATAATGTTATCAATTTTAAAACGGTAACTAACGCATCCGATACAGATAAATTAGTTAAAACTACCGTTAATACCCAAACTACATATACTACCGCTGCCAATCAGAACGGTGGTTTTAACCGATATCAAAGTTTGGTTAGGCGGGATTCAATGGACCGTGCCTATTATGATTTTAGTTTAGACAAGAACAATAACATCAACGATGGCTTACGTCATATTCCGCGTACTTATAATGAACAAATGGCCCTTGAACTGGTAAAAGATGGAATTATACCAGGCGATGCAGCTTCGATGCGACTGTTTAGCTATAAACTGGGAAGCGATGAATTTATTGTAAATGGAAAGAAGCAACCCGATGAAGTTGCAAAAAAGTACAAGGTGATGTTTGACAGGCACACCAATAATCCTAAATACGCGGCATCTATGCAGATGGAAAACAGCCACATTTTAAATCGCATTATTTTAGAAATGGTTAAAGATGGAATTATAGATAAAAGCGATAATGCTTTGGCCAATTTGTCGTTAGCGTTAAGTAACGAGGGTTTTGTGGTGAACGGGCAAAAACAACCAGCCGCTATATTTAAAAAGTATTTTGACGCATTTGTAAAAACAGCGCCTAACGGTGAAATGAGCTGGAGATATAACATGTCCTCAAAATAA
- a CDS encoding BlaI/MecI/CopY family transcriptional regulator, producing the protein MDQLNEQKKLEPTRSELEILQVLWQIGPATVRSVNDELIKAKDVNYTTTLKLMQIMADKGILKRDASQMKHVYYVAEPEEETKSQLLNKFVDAVYQGAAGKLVMQLLGSKKASKKDLESIRELLDKLEDQ; encoded by the coding sequence ATGGATCAGTTAAACGAACAAAAAAAATTAGAACCAACCAGGTCTGAACTGGAGATATTACAGGTGCTTTGGCAGATCGGCCCCGCCACCGTACGGTCGGTTAACGATGAATTGATCAAGGCTAAGGATGTTAACTATACCACAACTTTAAAGCTGATGCAGATCATGGCAGATAAGGGTATTTTAAAACGAGACGCCAGCCAGATGAAGCATGTGTACTATGTGGCTGAACCCGAGGAGGAAACTAAGAGCCAGTTGCTTAACAAATTTGTTGATGCGGTTTACCAGGGAGCCGCCGGAAAACTGGTGATGCAGCTGTTGGGTAGTAAAAAGGCATCCAAAAAGGATTTGGAAAGTATCAGAGAATTGCTGGATAAACTGGAAGATCAATAA
- a CDS encoding cupin-like domain-containing protein, which produces MGFQLSAIDTVDTIDAATFKKNYLDARRPLVIKDLTRNWPSVEKWTPEYLKQVVGNKVVPLYDNAKADPSKPVNSAATQMPFDDYIDLILSQPTELRIFFFNIFKQAPQLLNDVTLPKDLMGGFIESMPAMFFGGSDSVTFLHYDIDLSHIFHTHFHGRKHVILFENKWKERLYCLPNATYALEDYDVANPDIDKFPALNGVEGIELFLEHGDTLFMPTGWWHWMKYVGGGYSLSLRAWDRSWAIKAKSLYNLTIQRKFDDVMKTTFKKRYMDWKEELAVKRANKALAEGRPL; this is translated from the coding sequence ATGGGCTTCCAACTTAGCGCAATTGATACTGTTGATACTATTGATGCCGCAACTTTTAAGAAAAACTATTTAGATGCGCGCCGTCCGCTTGTAATTAAAGACCTCACCCGTAACTGGCCGTCAGTAGAAAAATGGACACCTGAGTACTTAAAGCAGGTGGTTGGCAATAAGGTGGTTCCGCTGTATGACAATGCCAAAGCCGATCCATCAAAGCCGGTTAACTCAGCTGCTACCCAAATGCCCTTTGATGATTATATTGATCTGATATTATCACAACCAACCGAGCTGCGCATTTTTTTTTTCAATATATTTAAACAAGCCCCTCAATTACTGAACGACGTAACTTTACCAAAAGATTTAATGGGAGGCTTTATTGAAAGTATGCCTGCCATGTTTTTCGGCGGTTCAGATTCTGTTACCTTCCTGCATTATGACATTGATCTTTCGCATATCTTCCATACGCATTTTCACGGTCGCAAGCACGTTATTTTGTTTGAAAATAAATGGAAAGAACGCCTGTATTGCCTCCCTAATGCAACATACGCGTTAGAAGATTATGACGTAGCCAATCCTGATATTGATAAATTTCCGGCTTTGAACGGTGTTGAAGGCATAGAATTATTTTTGGAGCACGGCGACACCCTCTTTATGCCAACAGGCTGGTGGCATTGGATGAAGTATGTTGGCGGCGGTTACTCATTAAGCCTGCGCGCATGGGATAGATCATGGGCAATTAAAGCTAAAAGCCTTTACAACCTCACCATACAACGCAAGTTTGACGATGTAATGAAAACCACCTTCAAAAAACGCTACATGGATTGGAAAGAGGAACTGGCAGTTAAGCGAGCCAATAAAGCATTAGCAGAGGGAAGGCCGCTTTAG
- a CDS encoding YybH family protein produces the protein MKRFLLLAAFIIAMLHAGAQSREAIIKVMNNQMDAWNRGDLETFMQGYWKSDSLMFVSARPTYGWQATLNNYKRGYPNKAAMGILSFDIKKVEVLSDTDAFVFGAWHLKRDKDEPGGYFTLWFRKIDGEWKIVVDHTS, from the coding sequence ATGAAGCGTTTTTTACTACTTGCAGCATTTATAATAGCTATGCTCCATGCCGGTGCGCAGAGCAGGGAAGCCATAATCAAGGTAATGAATAACCAAATGGATGCCTGGAACCGCGGCGATCTGGAAACGTTTATGCAGGGGTACTGGAAATCAGACTCGCTGATGTTTGTGAGCGCCAGGCCTACCTATGGCTGGCAAGCCACTTTAAATAATTACAAGCGCGGTTACCCCAACAAGGCGGCCATGGGCATACTGTCTTTTGATATTAAGAAAGTTGAGGTTTTGAGTGACACCGATGCTTTTGTATTTGGAGCATGGCACTTAAAACGCGATAAAGACGAGCCCGGAGGATATTTTACCCTATGGTTCAGGAAGATAGACGGTGAGTGGAAGATAGTGGTGGATCATACGTCTTAA
- a CDS encoding carbohydrate kinase family protein, translated as MNRSILCFGEVLWDAFGDGKQPGGATMNVAFHLMQQGAPVCFMSSVGNDKPGSELLEFLKDNYLYNPLIQRHKNLPTCQVTVELDDKQQATYVIPQPVSWDQIHPDKKLTERAAKAAAIVFGSLICRSDVSKNTLLNLLSDTKAMKVFDVNLRHPHYDTTTIETLAAHADVVKMNEEEANLLLSRTKGDLKDKITEFHSKYHVNTICVTRGDKGAIVWHDHVFYEHEGYPVKVVDTVGAGDAFLATFVKGLLDKLPMADILKRACAVGAFVAGKRGANPRYVEGVAELMETW; from the coding sequence ATGAATAGATCTATACTTTGTTTTGGAGAGGTTTTGTGGGATGCCTTTGGCGATGGTAAACAACCCGGCGGCGCAACCATGAATGTGGCTTTTCATTTAATGCAGCAGGGTGCCCCTGTTTGCTTTATGAGCAGCGTTGGTAATGACAAGCCCGGTTCGGAGTTGCTGGAATTTTTGAAGGACAATTACCTGTACAATCCTTTAATACAGCGTCATAAAAACCTGCCTACGTGCCAGGTAACCGTTGAACTGGATGACAAGCAACAAGCCACTTATGTTATCCCCCAGCCAGTATCGTGGGACCAGATCCATCCCGACAAAAAACTTACGGAAAGAGCTGCGAAAGCGGCCGCTATAGTATTTGGCAGTTTGATATGCCGTAGCGATGTATCGAAAAACACGCTGCTAAATTTACTGTCTGACACCAAAGCCATGAAGGTATTTGACGTCAACCTGCGTCATCCGCATTACGATACCACCACTATTGAGACGCTGGCTGCCCACGCCGATGTTGTGAAGATGAATGAAGAGGAAGCTAATTTATTGTTGAGCAGAACAAAAGGTGATCTCAAAGATAAAATAACTGAATTCCATTCAAAATATCACGTAAACACCATTTGTGTTACACGCGGCGACAAAGGCGCTATTGTATGGCACGATCACGTTTTTTATGAACACGAAGGCTACCCTGTAAAAGTAGTTGACACCGTAGGTGCCGGCGACGCGTTTTTAGCCACCTTTGTTAAAGGCCTATTGGATAAACTACCAATGGCAGACATATTGAAACGCGCCTGTGCTGTAGGTGCATTTGTTGCGGGTAAACGCGGCGCTAATCCACGCTATGTGGAGGGTGTTGCCGAGTTGATGGAAACCTGGTAA
- a CDS encoding GNAT family N-acetyltransferase → MPYTNLPLINNTDNHNFEMFVDDKRAFIDYQLRGDKMFLLHTEVPVELEGQGVAPALVEKVFKYLEEHNLKAVPYCSYIKTWLKRHPDWERVVA, encoded by the coding sequence ATGCCATACACTAACCTGCCATTAATCAATAACACCGACAATCATAACTTTGAGATGTTTGTTGACGATAAGCGCGCGTTTATTGACTACCAGCTGCGCGGCGATAAAATGTTCCTGCTGCACACCGAGGTGCCGGTTGAACTGGAAGGGCAGGGTGTAGCCCCCGCCCTTGTTGAGAAAGTTTTTAAGTATCTGGAAGAGCACAACCTTAAAGCCGTGCCTTACTGTTCTTACATCAAAACCTGGCTAAAGCGCCATCCCGACTGGGAACGTGTAGTAGCTTAA
- a CDS encoding vWA domain-containing protein, with protein MRGYGFSKFIPNQLPKGGFDELLKLFLELLNYTSGDAGEALAWMNELDKQYGLTNDEYGMGDFIDELKQKGYLDDDREGGGFKITAKAEQSIRQSALEEIFGKLKKSGKGNHRSPQSGQGDEKNAERREFEFGDSLDQIDMTQSIHNAQVNHGIGDFRMTERDLEVEEKDYKTLTSTVLMIDISHSMILYGEDRITPAKKVAMALAELIRTKYPKDTLDIVVFGNDAWPVTLRDLPYLQVGPYHTNTYAGLELATDLLRRRKTSNKQIFMITDGKPTCLKEGTKYYKNSIGLDRKVVNKTLNMAAQCKRLKIPITTFMIANDPYLQQFVRKFTETNGGKAFYSSLNNLGEYIFEDYARNRRKNVR; from the coding sequence ATGCGCGGTTACGGATTTTCAAAGTTTATACCCAACCAACTACCCAAAGGCGGATTTGACGAGTTACTGAAGCTTTTTCTTGAATTGCTCAATTATACATCGGGCGATGCCGGCGAAGCTTTAGCCTGGATGAACGAGTTGGATAAACAATACGGCCTCACTAACGATGAGTACGGAATGGGCGACTTTATAGATGAGCTGAAACAAAAAGGTTACCTGGATGATGACCGCGAAGGCGGCGGCTTTAAAATTACCGCTAAGGCAGAACAAAGCATTCGCCAATCGGCTTTAGAAGAGATATTTGGCAAGCTTAAGAAATCAGGAAAAGGTAATCACCGTTCGCCACAATCTGGCCAGGGTGATGAAAAAAACGCCGAGCGCAGGGAGTTTGAGTTTGGCGATAGTTTGGACCAGATAGATATGACCCAATCTATTCATAACGCACAGGTAAACCACGGCATTGGCGATTTCCGGATGACCGAACGCGACCTGGAAGTAGAGGAAAAAGATTATAAAACGCTTACCTCAACCGTGCTGATGATAGACATATCGCACTCCATGATCCTATACGGCGAGGACAGAATTACGCCGGCTAAAAAGGTAGCCATGGCACTGGCCGAGCTCATCCGCACCAAATACCCTAAAGACACCCTGGATATTGTTGTATTTGGTAACGACGCATGGCCGGTTACTTTGCGAGACTTGCCTTATTTGCAGGTTGGCCCCTACCATACCAACACCTACGCAGGCTTGGAATTGGCAACTGACCTGTTGCGCCGTCGCAAGACATCCAACAAACAAATTTTTATGATAACTGATGGTAAGCCCACTTGCTTAAAAGAGGGTACCAAGTATTATAAAAATAGTATTGGACTTGACCGCAAGGTGGTAAACAAAACCCTCAATATGGCAGCGCAGTGCAAGCGCTTGAAAATACCTATCACCACATTTATGATAGCTAACGACCCTTACCTGCAACAATTTGTGCGTAAATTTACCGAAACAAACGGCGGTAAAGCGTTTTATAGCTCGCTGAATAATTTGGGTGAGTATATTTTTGAGGATTACGCCAGGAACAGAAGGAAGAATGTTAGGTAG